The sequence below is a genomic window from Ananas comosus cultivar F153 unplaced genomic scaffold, ASM154086v1, whole genome shotgun sequence.
CAGTCACTATCTGAATGACTAAACAAATACCAGCTAACGGACCGAACCCCCACCAATAACTAAGATTGCTCGGGGTTGGATAATCTATCAAATGCTGGTTAAGTGTGGAGGATATAGGTTGTTTAAGAAGAGAGAATCGTTGGTTCCTTATAGTCATTTCTCTTTTCTATCGTGACAACTCCTCTTCCCCCTTATTTACCCCCTTGATGGAAATTGGCTTCGCTGCGCCCTGAATAAGAAAAAAGCTGCATGAGAAGATTCATCCCATTTTGGCGAGAGGGAGGCAGTGAATCACCTGGGCTACGGATTTGTCGGTTGGTTGATTCGATAAATAACCTCATTCGGAAAAAAAACTGCCGGTTTCTTAAGGCTTCAAACGAGCGACTAGTCATTAAGAAACCTATGAAAGAAAAGTAAGGAACTCCTTTCATGAAGAAGTTTTGCCTGCGTGCAAACTACCTACCCCTTTTCAAAAGAAGGTCGATTTCAATCTCAACAAAGAAAGaacttaaataaaatgaaagcaAGATTGCTTGTTGTCCTATTACTCTTTTTGCCTGCCTTGTGGAGCTTTGGAAAGGAGAGAATTAGAATAAAGTAACTCTCGGAAACTCTTATTGGACGAGAGAGAGTCAATATGATATTGGCGTGGGTTCTACCAACGAAAcgaagaactttttttttttgtctttatcaTTCGGAACCCTATTAGTATTAGTAAGCGGGCCCACACCCAGACTCTGACTTCAATGGTGGGAACAACCTCAGCACTCCGGCGTGAACATGAACAAgagttctcttaaaaaattcATGTATGATAGTGGTCGATCCCTCGGGAGTGACattccttacttttttttttgttcacgtGGTGATCTTCTATCTTTCCAAGAGTACTACCCTGTACGTAGTCTATGTCTGGGGAGACAGGTGCGGTAGAGAGGTCCCCCACTTCGATTCCCGTCCCGTTAGCATCTCCGATCCGAGAGTTGGGATGACTCCGTTAGGTCTTTTCGGTCCGGAGCCGGACCGTAATGGACCTACAACCCTTGCTTGTGGACCAGCTGCAGAGCTAACCTTTGTTCTATTGGTTTGGTGCTTGCTACCAAGACGATTTCTTTATGCCCATCAAAGGACCTCGAGATGCTAATCCACGAAAAACGATACGAGAAATGCGAAAGAACTCAACTACGGAACGAGGGCGACCCGTGAAAATACATCGGTTTCTGACTCGTGCCATTGAACTATTTCTTGGCAACTTGGACAACTTATAACGATGTTTGTCCCGCATATCAGACGGAAGATCGGGATCTTTACAAAAGGCTTTATAAAGCTTTCGTCTCAATTCATATTTTTTAGCGAGCAATCTACGTTTGTGATCTCGTATATTTCGCTTCTCCGACATCTTACTGACCCTCATCTTTTTGCAAAAAGCCGCTCCACGGTGGTAAAGTCTCATCTTGTGTGTTGGCCGAAGTGACAATAGTCACATTGAACCCTCGAATATGCTCGAAGATCTCGAAATGATCTTCCAGTTCCGGGGAGAATTCGCAAAACTCCGTTTCCATCGAGAATTGAATGGGGTTTTCCCGTAAAACGACCGGAGAATCAAACATAGACATTACTGTCGAGATTCTGACCAAAAAATTGGACATTCCATGCCCTCGGAGAGCGCTTTGTCGTGCAAAGTCACTGACATATccttttttgtctttatttgaCCCCAAGAATGGATTGGATCGAAACGACTTTCCTGCTTTGAAATAAGGGCCCCTTTCTGTCTGTATGAATCTCTGACCGCGCGGAATCTCCATAGCCAATTTTCCAAATTGGATTCTGAAATCAGAGGCTGCTTTTGGTACTAATCTTATTTCAAACGATCCAGGAACTTCCATAACATTGGCGTGATTCGGTTTGAGCAACGGATCCTGACGTGATACATCTTCGTAATGAAAATGGAGTGGAAACATGAGTTGGCTTTTACATAATATAGTGAATGAGCACAGTGAACTATCCGCTCAAAAAGGTATAGTAGATCGAACCGAAACCCACGTAAATAAAGTAGGACTAAAGACGCATAGGAGTAAATGAGCTTCTCCTCTATCGTAATGCgtccatttttcttctttattggTGTTTTGGCTCGCAATAAGGCTAGGGTCCTGATCGAGCAAGACGGAGTCCTATCTATCTACCTCTCCAGACACAATATCTTGAGTACCTATGATGGTGACTACATCTGCTGGCATGTGATGTTTGGACATAGAATCGAGTCCTTGTGAATGGGCAAAGCCAGGTGCTTATAGGACCTCTTCGACCCAGTACTTTGCTTTGATTGAGGGGTTGCGGGAAAAGTGAAAGGGATTCCATATATTTGAATAACCTATTGCTTCTTATTGGATCAGCTTGTTAGGACTGTCGGTTCTC
It includes:
- the LOC109704897 gene encoding uncharacterized protein LOC109704897; the encoded protein is MFPLHFHYEDVSRQDPLLKPNHANVMEVPGSFEIRLVPKAASDFRIQFGKLAMEIPRGQRFIQTERGPYFKAGKSFRSNPFLGSNKDKKGYVSDFARQSALRGHGMSNFLVRISTVMSMFDSPVVLRENPIQFSMETEFCEFSPELEDHFEIFEHIRGFNVTIVTSANTQDETLPPWSGFLQKDEGQ